From one Geoalkalibacter halelectricus genomic stretch:
- the mutY gene encoding A/G-specific adenine glycosylase: protein MGKGGGDRAAAGSKKSAASSLPFDPTQPARRLLAWYGAAGRDLPWRRTRDPYRIWLSEVMLQQTTVEAVVPYYERFLQALPDVRRLAAASLDEVIALWAGLGYYSRARNLHAAARRVVAEHGGIFPADLDELLALPGIGRSTAGAILSIAFDRPAPILDGNVRRVLCRLFALEENPRAGAAEKQLWAWAAALTPADHPHDYAQAIMDLGATLCVPRRPDCPRCPLADLCRARALGLAEKLPLAAAKRKVPEVVRVALVIRRGDEVLVWRRPYRGLLGGLWEFPDAEVAAGGSPDETAAELAARQGATGVQSIGGVRHAYSHFRLDLRLYAADLAEPGRVAESDQSRWVAASALNELPLHGAHKKALRLVAGKG from the coding sequence ATGGGCAAGGGCGGCGGGGACCGGGCGGCAGCCGGCTCCAAAAAATCCGCCGCATCGTCCCTGCCCTTTGACCCCACGCAGCCGGCGCGGCGTCTGCTGGCCTGGTATGGCGCGGCCGGGCGCGATCTGCCCTGGCGGCGCACCCGCGATCCCTACCGCATCTGGCTCTCCGAGGTGATGCTGCAGCAGACCACGGTAGAGGCCGTGGTTCCCTATTACGAGCGCTTTCTGCAGGCTCTTCCGGATGTCCGGCGCTTGGCGGCGGCGTCCCTGGACGAGGTTATCGCCCTGTGGGCGGGGCTTGGCTATTATTCCCGCGCCCGCAACCTGCATGCCGCGGCGCGCCGGGTGGTGGCGGAGCACGGGGGGATTTTCCCGGCCGATCTCGACGAGCTGCTGGCCCTGCCCGGCATCGGGCGCTCCACCGCCGGTGCGATTCTTTCCATCGCCTTCGACCGGCCCGCCCCGATTCTCGACGGCAACGTGCGCCGGGTGCTGTGCCGACTCTTCGCCCTGGAGGAAAATCCGCGCGCCGGCGCCGCCGAGAAACAGCTCTGGGCCTGGGCCGCGGCCCTGACCCCGGCCGATCATCCCCACGACTACGCCCAGGCGATCATGGATCTGGGCGCCACCCTGTGCGTGCCGCGCCGCCCGGATTGCCCGCGCTGCCCCCTGGCGGATCTGTGCCGCGCGCGGGCGCTGGGTCTGGCCGAGAAGCTTCCCCTGGCGGCGGCGAAACGCAAGGTGCCCGAGGTCGTGCGGGTGGCGCTTGTGATTCGGCGCGGCGATGAGGTGCTGGTGTGGCGCCGGCCCTATCGCGGGTTGCTCGGCGGGCTGTGGGAGTTTCCCGATGCCGAGGTGGCCGCCGGTGGCAGTCCCGATGAAACGGCCGCCGAACTGGCCGCGCGGCAGGGCGCGACGGGTGTGCAGAGCATCGGGGGGGTGCGTCACGCCTACAGCCATTTTCGCCTCGATCTGCGCCTCTATGCGGCCGACCTCGCCGAACCGGGGCGGGTTGCCGAGAGCGACCAGAGCCGCTGGGTCGCCGCTTCGGCCTTGAATGAACTGCCCCTGCACGGCGCGCATAAAAAAGCCCTGCGCCTGGTTGCGGGCAAGGGCTGA
- the hisC gene encoding histidinol-phosphate transaminase — translation MIPLRPNIKHMAGYVPGFQPRDEQRWIKLNTNENPYPPSPQVREAILAELGEDGACLRQYPDPPSAAARAEAAHLYGFDPSWVILANGSDEVLNNLIRAFADAGEEIAYVHPSYSYYATLAEIQGARVRTFALGEGWELLDFPERYAGKLFFLTNPNAPLGFSYPLEFIEELAGRVDGMLVVDEAYADFAEENALALVKKHENVVVTRTLSKSYALAGMRLGLAVARPEVIAALDKIRDHYNLDRLAQAAALAALRDQEYFRAAVEKIRATRDWFSTELRVIDYSVIPSSGNYVFAAPPDRNGKRVYEALFARRILVRYFSDPALSHGLRISIGTREEMEALLNALREIG, via the coding sequence ATGATTCCCCTGCGCCCCAACATCAAGCACATGGCCGGCTACGTGCCCGGTTTCCAGCCCCGCGACGAGCAGCGCTGGATCAAGCTCAACACCAACGAAAATCCCTACCCGCCCAGCCCCCAGGTGCGCGAGGCGATTCTCGCCGAACTGGGCGAGGACGGCGCTTGCCTACGCCAGTATCCCGATCCGCCCAGCGCGGCGGCGCGCGCGGAGGCGGCGCACCTCTACGGCTTCGATCCGTCCTGGGTGATCCTGGCCAACGGCTCCGACGAGGTGCTCAACAACCTGATTCGCGCTTTTGCCGACGCCGGCGAGGAAATCGCCTACGTCCATCCCTCCTACAGCTACTATGCGACCCTGGCCGAAATCCAGGGCGCGCGGGTGCGCACCTTTGCCCTGGGTGAAGGCTGGGAGTTGCTCGATTTCCCGGAGCGCTACGCCGGCAAGCTGTTTTTTCTCACCAACCCCAACGCCCCCTTGGGCTTTAGCTATCCGCTGGAGTTTATCGAGGAGCTGGCCGGGCGGGTGGACGGCATGCTGGTGGTGGACGAGGCCTACGCCGATTTTGCCGAGGAGAACGCCCTGGCGCTGGTAAAAAAGCACGAGAACGTGGTCGTCACTCGCACCCTGTCGAAGAGCTACGCCCTGGCCGGCATGCGCCTGGGGCTGGCGGTGGCGCGCCCCGAGGTGATCGCCGCCCTGGATAAGATCCGCGATCACTATAATCTCGATCGGCTGGCCCAGGCCGCGGCCCTGGCCGCTCTGCGCGACCAGGAGTATTTTCGCGCCGCGGTCGAGAAGATCCGCGCCACGCGCGACTGGTTCAGCACCGAGTTGCGCGTGATCGATTACAGCGTCATTCCCTCCAGTGGCAATTACGTTTTTGCCGCGCCGCCCGATCGCAACGGCAAGCGGGTCTACGAGGCGTTGTTCGCGCGGCGCATTCTGGTGCGCTATTTCAGTGATCCGGCCCTGAGCCACGGATTGCGCATTTCCATCGGCACCCGTGAGGAGATGGAGGCGCTGCTCAATGCCCTACGGGAGATCGGCTGA
- a CDS encoding DUF3800 domain-containing protein, whose protein sequence is MKYRIYIDEVGNSDLESSDNPNHRFLSLTGVIMELGHVEQRVFPQLEALKTKFFSSHPDEPVILHRKEIVNHKQPFQSLRDPAVQKTFDAELLALLRAWDYAVVSVCIDKRNHRDVYQVWRYDPYHYCLAVLMERYFFFLNERGSRGDVMAESRGGKEDLRLKASFAKLWEDGTEYIPAEKFHAVLTSKQLKVKPKANNVAGLQLADLLAHPSRNEMLRDKGFLEEGLRPFGEKIVAILQDKYYRRGTRVFGKKFI, encoded by the coding sequence GTGAAATATCGGATTTACATCGATGAGGTGGGTAATTCCGATTTGGAGAGTTCCGACAACCCGAATCATCGCTTCCTTAGCTTGACCGGAGTGATCATGGAGTTGGGCCATGTCGAGCAACGAGTTTTCCCGCAATTGGAAGCGTTGAAGACCAAGTTCTTCAGCTCGCACCCCGACGAGCCGGTCATTCTTCACCGCAAGGAGATTGTGAATCACAAGCAACCCTTTCAGTCGCTCAGGGATCCGGCGGTGCAAAAAACTTTCGACGCCGAGCTCCTTGCCCTGCTCAGGGCCTGGGATTATGCTGTCGTTTCGGTCTGCATCGATAAACGCAACCACAGGGATGTCTACCAGGTTTGGCGTTACGATCCCTACCATTATTGCCTTGCCGTCCTGATGGAGCGATATTTCTTTTTCTTGAACGAACGCGGCTCAAGGGGCGACGTGATGGCCGAATCCCGAGGCGGCAAGGAAGACCTGCGACTCAAGGCATCCTTTGCCAAACTTTGGGAGGACGGCACCGAATATATACCCGCGGAAAAATTTCATGCCGTCCTGACCAGCAAGCAGCTCAAGGTCAAGCCGAAGGCCAACAACGTCGCGGGTTTGCAGCTGGCGGACCTGTTGGCCCATCCGAGTCGCAACGAAATGCTCAGGGATAAGGGTTTTCTGGAGGAGGGCCTGCGGCCGTTTGGTGAGAAAATTGTAGCGATCTTGCAGGATAAATATTATCGGAGGGGCACCCGGGTGTTCGGGAAGAAATTCATTTAG
- the mqnC gene encoding cyclic dehypoxanthinyl futalosine synthase encodes MLENIREKIAEGQTLTRDEALWLLSEADLLALGKFADRIRRRKHPHGRVTFVIDRNVNYTNVCESKCKFCAFYRSVDASDAYLLDPEAIFAKIAELVAHGGTQLLMQGGLHPELRIDWFEDLFRAVKARFPQVQVHSLSPAEVIHVARLSGLSMPECLRRLQAAGLDSVPGGGAEVLVDEVRREISPNKIGWRDWAAVMEEAHRLGMRTTATLMFGSKEAPADIVEHLLRVRDIQARTGGFTAFIPWTYQPSNTELGGDTASGVEYLRVLALSRILLDNIANIQASWVTQGAMLAQVALFFGANDLGGTMLEENVVAAAGCSFRLSIEEIIELARGAGFTPAKRNTLYEILQTY; translated from the coding sequence ATGCTTGAAAACATCCGGGAAAAAATCGCCGAAGGTCAAACCCTCACCCGCGACGAGGCCCTGTGGCTGCTCAGCGAGGCCGATCTGCTGGCGCTGGGCAAGTTCGCCGATCGCATCCGGCGGCGCAAGCATCCTCATGGGCGGGTGACCTTCGTCATCGATCGCAACGTCAATTACACCAACGTGTGCGAATCCAAGTGCAAGTTCTGCGCGTTTTACCGGAGCGTCGACGCCTCCGATGCCTATCTGCTCGATCCCGAGGCAATCTTCGCCAAGATTGCCGAACTGGTGGCGCACGGCGGCACCCAGTTGCTCATGCAGGGTGGCCTGCATCCCGAATTGAGAATCGACTGGTTCGAGGATTTGTTTCGCGCCGTCAAAGCGCGTTTTCCTCAGGTGCAGGTGCACTCCCTCTCGCCCGCCGAGGTGATACACGTCGCGCGGCTGTCGGGGCTTTCCATGCCGGAGTGCCTGCGCCGCCTGCAGGCCGCCGGGCTTGATTCGGTGCCGGGCGGCGGCGCGGAGGTGCTGGTGGATGAGGTGCGCCGGGAAATCTCGCCCAACAAGATCGGCTGGCGCGACTGGGCGGCGGTGATGGAAGAGGCGCACCGCCTGGGCATGCGCACCACGGCGACCCTGATGTTCGGCAGCAAGGAAGCACCCGCCGATATCGTCGAGCACCTGCTGCGCGTGCGCGATATCCAGGCGCGTACCGGCGGCTTCACCGCCTTTATTCCCTGGACCTATCAGCCGTCCAATACCGAGCTGGGCGGCGACACGGCCAGCGGCGTCGAGTACCTCAGGGTGCTGGCCCTCTCACGCATCCTGCTCGACAACATTGCCAACATCCAGGCGAGCTGGGTGACCCAAGGCGCAATGCTGGCCCAGGTGGCGCTGTTCTTCGGCGCCAACGACCTGGGCGGTACCATGCTCGAGGAAAACGTGGTGGCCGCCGCCGGCTGCTCCTTTCGCCTGAGCATCGAGGAGATCATCGAGTTGGCGCGCGGCGCCGGATTCACGCCGGCCAAGCGCAACACCTTGTACGAAATCCTGCAAACCTATTGA
- the mqnE gene encoding aminofutalosine synthase MqnE codes for MIRLFETIRAKLESGARISDAEALALFECNDLLTVGELAALANRRRNGDKVYFNINRHINYTNLCVNRCTFCAFCKGEEDEGCYTLALNDILAKAGEAAAAGATELHMVGGLHPELPFDFYLEMLAALRADCPRLHLKAFTAVEIDYFARLTEQSVEQVIAELQQAGLGSMPGGGAEILGARVREKICPEKISGERWLEVTEKVHRAGLKTNATMLFGHVEEYADRVDHLARLRRLQDRTGGFQAFIPLAFQPDNTRVPGARGVGGVDALKTLAISRIYLDNFRHIKAYWVMLGLKIAQVALAFGVNDLDGTVVEEKIGHDAGADSPQALSKEQLCTLIRKAGRVPVERDTLYRELRAY; via the coding sequence ATGATCCGTTTGTTTGAAACCATCCGCGCCAAGCTCGAAAGCGGCGCGCGCATCTCCGATGCCGAGGCTCTGGCCTTGTTCGAATGCAACGACCTGCTCACCGTCGGCGAGCTGGCCGCCCTGGCCAACCGGCGACGCAACGGCGACAAGGTGTATTTCAACATCAACCGCCACATCAACTACACCAACTTGTGCGTCAACCGCTGCACCTTCTGCGCCTTCTGCAAAGGCGAGGAGGATGAGGGCTGCTATACCCTAGCGCTCAACGATATTTTGGCCAAGGCCGGGGAGGCCGCCGCCGCGGGAGCCACCGAACTGCACATGGTGGGCGGGCTGCACCCCGAGCTGCCCTTTGATTTCTACCTGGAGATGCTCGCCGCCCTGCGCGCCGATTGCCCGCGCTTGCACCTCAAGGCCTTTACCGCGGTAGAAATCGACTACTTCGCGCGCCTCACCGAGCAGAGCGTCGAGCAGGTCATCGCGGAGCTCCAGCAGGCGGGGCTGGGCTCCATGCCCGGCGGCGGCGCGGAAATTCTCGGCGCGCGGGTGCGGGAAAAAATCTGTCCGGAGAAAATTTCCGGCGAGCGCTGGCTCGAGGTCACGGAAAAGGTCCATCGCGCCGGACTCAAGACCAACGCCACCATGCTCTTCGGCCATGTGGAGGAGTACGCCGACCGCGTCGATCACCTGGCGCGTCTGCGCCGCCTGCAGGACCGCACCGGCGGCTTCCAGGCCTTCATCCCCCTGGCCTTTCAGCCCGACAACACCCGCGTGCCCGGCGCCAGGGGGGTGGGTGGCGTCGATGCCCTCAAGACCCTGGCCATCAGCCGCATCTACCTCGACAACTTTCGCCACATCAAGGCCTACTGGGTGATGCTCGGCCTCAAGATCGCCCAAGTGGCCCTGGCCTTCGGCGTCAATGACCTCGACGGCACGGTGGTCGAGGAAAAGATCGGCCACGACGCCGGCGCCGACTCGCCCCAGGCGCTGTCAAAAGAGCAGCTGTGCACCCTGATCCGAAAGGCCGGGCGGGTGCCGGTGGAGCGCGATACGCTGTATAGGGAATTGCGGGCATATTAG
- a CDS encoding UbiX family flavin prenyltransferase produces MNHILVAITGASGSIYGLRLVEELMRGERRVTLLVTRSGMDVLRYETGLKWSGTTSERQALMRDYFDGSPNLQHFSADDLFAPIASGSSAPDAMVVAPCSMGSAARMAAGISDNLVERAADVMLKERRDLILVPRETPFNQVHLENLLRLARAGAHILPAMPAFYQRPRTMEELIDFVVGKILDSLRIEHQLFERWGEG; encoded by the coding sequence ATGAACCACATTCTGGTTGCGATTACCGGCGCCTCGGGTTCGATTTACGGTCTGCGCCTGGTGGAGGAGTTGATGCGCGGCGAGCGCCGCGTGACCCTGCTGGTGACACGTTCCGGCATGGATGTGCTGCGCTACGAAACCGGCCTCAAATGGAGCGGCACCACCAGCGAGCGCCAGGCGCTGATGCGGGACTATTTCGACGGCTCCCCGAACCTGCAACATTTTTCCGCGGACGATCTTTTTGCGCCCATCGCCAGCGGTTCCTCGGCGCCCGACGCCATGGTGGTGGCGCCCTGCTCCATGGGCAGCGCGGCACGCATGGCCGCCGGCATCAGCGACAATCTGGTGGAGCGGGCGGCCGATGTCATGCTCAAGGAGCGCCGCGACCTGATCCTGGTGCCGCGCGAAACCCCTTTCAACCAGGTGCATCTGGAAAACCTGCTGCGCCTGGCGCGCGCCGGAGCGCACATTCTGCCGGCCATGCCGGCTTTCTACCAGCGTCCGCGGACCATGGAAGAGCTGATCGATTTCGTCGTCGGCAAGATCCTCGACAGCCTGCGCATCGAGCACCAATTGTTCGAGCGCTGGGGCGAGGGCTGA
- a CDS encoding UbiA-like polyprenyltransferase, producing MAAVTFWEKTRTLLEMIKFSHTIFAFPFALMGVVLASLANQAPPTLGQLFWICLAMVGARSGAMGLNRIIDARIDAKNPRTADRHIPAGKVSTREAWLFVLGSFALLLFAAWMLNPLCFTLAPVAMFFLFLYSFCKRFTALAHVVLGICLAAAPIGAYIALRGEVSWQIIALGLAVLFWVAGFDIFYALQDLEFDRAHGLHSIPSRFGVERALWLTRAFHIMMVFLLLLLLIGTGLGWIYFLGVCVVAVLLVYEHLLVRPEDFSRLDAAFFNMNGYISVTIFAFTLLDALL from the coding sequence ATGGCCGCCGTCACCTTCTGGGAAAAAACCCGCACCCTGCTGGAGATGATCAAGTTCTCCCACACCATCTTTGCCTTTCCCTTTGCCCTGATGGGCGTGGTTCTGGCGTCCTTGGCCAACCAGGCGCCGCCGACCCTGGGGCAACTGTTCTGGATCTGCCTGGCCATGGTCGGGGCGCGCTCGGGCGCCATGGGCCTTAACCGGATCATCGACGCGCGCATCGACGCGAAAAATCCCCGCACCGCCGATCGCCACATCCCCGCCGGCAAGGTTTCCACGCGGGAAGCCTGGCTGTTTGTCCTGGGCTCCTTCGCCCTGCTGCTGTTCGCCGCCTGGATGCTCAATCCCCTGTGTTTCACCCTGGCTCCGGTGGCGATGTTCTTTTTGTTTCTCTACTCCTTCTGCAAGCGCTTTACCGCTCTGGCCCACGTGGTGCTGGGCATCTGCCTGGCCGCGGCGCCCATCGGCGCCTACATCGCCCTGCGCGGCGAGGTGAGCTGGCAGATCATCGCCCTGGGTTTGGCGGTGCTGTTCTGGGTGGCGGGCTTCGACATCTTCTACGCTTTGCAGGATCTTGAATTCGACCGCGCCCATGGCCTGCACTCCATTCCCTCGCGCTTCGGCGTGGAGCGTGCCCTGTGGTTGACGCGCGCCTTTCACATCATGATGGTGTTTCTGCTGTTGCTGCTGCTCATCGGCACGGGGCTGGGCTGGATCTATTTTCTCGGCGTGTGCGTGGTGGCGGTGCTGCTCGTCTACGAGCACCTGCTGGTCAGGCCGGAAGATTTCTCGCGCCTCGATGCGGCGTTTTTCAACATGAACGGCTACATCAGCGTGACGATCTTCGCGTTCACGCTGCTTGACGCCTTGCTCTAA
- a CDS encoding SLC13 family permease — protein sequence MLTALWRHMWVMHDETKRLFVFTPAAAARELKRRYLHLSNGRQEREIDLADEMEEAPAEHVNRLSSKPSGIEEGEPRGYSRRQKIGLFLGPVLFLLMLLVPTPAGMEPDAQKMAAIALLMATWWMCESIPIPATSLLPIALFPALGIMATGRATAPYANHLIFLFMGGFIIALSMQRWNLHRRIAMNIVKVMGFSPSRLILGFMVATAALSAFVSNTATTVMMMPIGLAIIAHVVAEGKKEGLDKEIDFSPDKFAFGLNLMLGIAYAASIGGIATLIGTPPNTVLAGYLNKTFGYEITFAKWMSVGVPLVLVMLPLCWLWLTRVANPLKLKKVPGGRDLINDELRKMGRMNTGERWTALVFGLTALAWIFQKQISVIFPEPKFITDATIAMIGALVLFLIPINLKKNLFVMDWHWASKMPWGVLILFGGGLALADGFKDTKLADWIGGQVSLLEHAPIIILVIAVAALIIFLTELTSNTATAAMVMPILSAVAIGLGQNPLLLVVPAAIAASCAFMLPVATPPNAIVFGSGYVTIPQMARSGFGLNLIGIVLTVVLTYLVVIPAFDVVIGELPTWARVISP from the coding sequence ATGTTGACTGCGCTATGGCGACACATGTGGGTAATGCACGATGAAACCAAACGACTTTTTGTCTTTACCCCGGCGGCGGCCGCACGCGAACTGAAACGCAGATATCTGCACCTGAGCAACGGCCGCCAAGAGCGCGAGATAGACCTGGCCGACGAGATGGAGGAAGCGCCCGCCGAGCACGTCAATCGGCTTTCTTCCAAGCCCAGCGGCATCGAGGAGGGCGAGCCGCGTGGATACAGCCGTCGACAGAAGATCGGCCTGTTCCTCGGGCCGGTCCTCTTCCTGCTGATGCTGCTGGTTCCAACTCCCGCCGGCATGGAGCCCGATGCCCAGAAGATGGCGGCCATCGCCCTGCTCATGGCCACCTGGTGGATGTGTGAATCCATTCCCATCCCCGCCACCAGCCTGCTGCCCATCGCCCTGTTTCCAGCCCTGGGCATCATGGCCACCGGCCGCGCCACCGCCCCATACGCCAATCACCTGATTTTTCTGTTCATGGGCGGCTTCATCATCGCCTTGTCCATGCAGCGCTGGAACCTGCATCGGCGCATCGCCATGAACATCGTCAAGGTCATGGGTTTTTCTCCCAGCCGCCTGATTCTAGGTTTTATGGTAGCCACCGCGGCGCTCTCGGCCTTTGTCTCCAACACCGCCACCACGGTCATGATGATGCCCATCGGCCTGGCGATCATCGCCCATGTGGTGGCCGAGGGCAAAAAAGAGGGTCTGGACAAGGAGATCGATTTTTCACCGGATAAATTCGCCTTTGGCCTCAATCTGATGCTGGGCATCGCCTACGCCGCTTCCATCGGCGGCATCGCCACTCTCATCGGCACCCCGCCCAACACCGTGCTGGCAGGTTACCTGAACAAGACCTTCGGCTACGAGATCACCTTCGCCAAGTGGATGAGCGTCGGCGTGCCCCTGGTCCTGGTCATGCTGCCCCTGTGCTGGCTGTGGCTGACCCGCGTGGCCAATCCCCTCAAGCTGAAAAAGGTTCCGGGGGGCCGCGACCTCATCAACGATGAGCTGCGCAAGATGGGCCGCATGAACACCGGTGAGCGCTGGACGGCCCTGGTGTTCGGTCTTACCGCCCTGGCGTGGATTTTCCAGAAGCAGATCAGCGTCATCTTCCCCGAGCCCAAATTCATCACCGACGCGACCATCGCCATGATCGGCGCCCTGGTGCTGTTTCTCATCCCCATCAACCTCAAGAAGAACCTCTTCGTCATGGATTGGCACTGGGCGAGCAAGATGCCCTGGGGGGTGTTGATCCTGTTCGGCGGCGGCTTGGCCCTGGCCGACGGCTTCAAGGACACCAAACTGGCCGACTGGATCGGTGGCCAGGTCAGCCTGCTGGAGCACGCACCGATCATCATCCTGGTGATCGCCGTGGCGGCCCTGATCATTTTTCTCACCGAATTGACCTCCAATACCGCCACGGCCGCCATGGTCATGCCGATCCTCTCGGCGGTGGCCATCGGCCTCGGGCAAAATCCCCTGCTGCTGGTGGTGCCCGCGGCCATCGCCGCCAGTTGCGCGTTCATGCTGCCGGTGGCCACACCGCCCAACGCCATCGTGTTCGGCTCGGGCTACGTGACCATTCCTCAAATGGCCCGCAGCGGATTCGGCCTCAACCTCATCGGCATCGTGCTGACGGTGGTCTTGACCTACCTGGTGGTGATTCCGGCCTTCGACGTGGTGATCGGCGAACTGCCGACCTGGGCCAGGGTCATCAGTCCCTAG
- a CDS encoding Slp family lipoprotein has translation MLALTMKSVLSLLVALLLLGASRPISLPLYQQIDHGLTLAQIQQHPELYVGRLVLVGGKIHAVRFREDTGHDLRIMPYLLHGMDRPVVPEPNGRAFHARLETAAIHELLTPGRLVTLAGEVLGVIEPASPEGPEVLLAVREIHPWLTREELRSRQRPYYPYWRDPWCPYPGSLGYPYPYPCW, from the coding sequence GTGTTGGCTTTGACCATGAAATCTGTTTTAAGCCTTCTGGTGGCCTTGCTGCTGTTGGGGGCTTCGCGACCAATTTCCCTGCCCCTCTATCAGCAGATCGACCATGGTTTGACCCTGGCCCAGATTCAGCAGCACCCAGAGCTCTATGTGGGCCGATTGGTCCTGGTGGGGGGAAAAATCCATGCGGTCAGGTTCAGGGAGGACACGGGGCATGATTTGCGCATCATGCCCTATCTGCTTCACGGCATGGATCGTCCAGTGGTACCCGAACCCAATGGCAGGGCTTTTCACGCCCGCCTGGAAACGGCTGCGATCCACGAGCTGCTGACCCCGGGCCGGTTGGTTACCCTGGCCGGGGAAGTGCTCGGCGTGATCGAACCAGCGTCCCCGGAAGGGCCAGAAGTGCTGCTGGCCGTGCGCGAAATCCATCCCTGGCTGACCCGCGAAGAATTGCGCAGCCGCCAGCGGCCCTACTATCCCTATTGGCGGGATCCCTGGTGCCCCTATCCAGGATCCCTCGGCTATCCTTATCCCTATCCCTGCTGGTAG
- a CDS encoding UbiD family decarboxylase: MTTVRALPNFVRRLLADKDLCRVAGEVSPFLEIAALTNRECKRPEGGQALLFQRVQGFDMPVLTNAFGSKGRAALAWGEEAPHLLGERLAQGLSQAPGLDAEARLHHLLNREGSARTPPERLCLAEAPLDLGRLPALKSWPGDGGHYLTLGLASMRDEALGTINYGIYRMQILDARRCAIHFLPHSLGARLVADYQRRQKPLPLAVTLGGDPALLAAAALPLPTSIDEGRFLDILRSQPLRLAAAPWSGLPVAADAEVILDGEIVAGEWASEGPFGNHTGFYQPAAPAPVFHLRGLYRAEETLFPATVVGPPPMENAYLVRSGEPLLLALLQADYPQIRSLRFLTEGVFHGCAVLGLQAEAVRKPLELARELWRSGPLRRSRLLLLIDAEDEVGEGAHLLWRVINQVRPERDLLEDEGRLAVDATRKHSRAPVLPDESVLADIERRWRESGLD, from the coding sequence TTGACCACGGTACGCGCCCTGCCGAATTTTGTGCGGCGCCTGCTGGCGGACAAGGATTTGTGCCGCGTGGCCGGCGAGGTTAGTCCGTTTCTGGAGATCGCCGCGCTTACCAATCGCGAGTGCAAGCGCCCAGAGGGGGGGCAGGCGCTTCTGTTTCAGCGGGTTCAGGGCTTTGATATGCCGGTGCTTACCAATGCATTCGGTAGCAAGGGGCGTGCAGCCCTTGCCTGGGGCGAGGAGGCGCCTCACCTTCTGGGCGAGCGCCTTGCGCAGGGCCTGAGTCAGGCTCCTGGACTCGACGCTGAGGCACGCCTGCACCACCTGTTGAATCGCGAGGGAAGTGCGCGAACGCCACCTGAGCGCCTGTGCCTGGCTGAAGCACCTCTCGACCTGGGCCGGTTGCCGGCCCTTAAGTCTTGGCCGGGGGATGGCGGCCACTACCTGACTCTGGGACTTGCGAGCATGCGCGATGAAGCCCTGGGAACCATCAACTACGGTATTTACCGGATGCAGATTCTTGATGCGCGGCGTTGTGCCATTCATTTCCTGCCGCACTCCCTGGGGGCGCGCCTGGTCGCCGATTATCAACGGCGCCAAAAGCCCCTGCCGCTGGCTGTGACTCTGGGTGGCGATCCGGCCCTGCTGGCCGCGGCGGCCTTACCCTTGCCGACCAGCATCGACGAGGGGCGCTTTTTGGATATTCTGCGCAGCCAACCCCTGCGGCTGGCTGCCGCTCCCTGGAGCGGGCTGCCGGTCGCGGCGGACGCCGAAGTTATCCTGGATGGAGAAATTGTTGCGGGTGAGTGGGCTTCCGAAGGTCCGTTCGGCAACCACACCGGATTTTACCAACCTGCTGCGCCCGCGCCGGTTTTCCACCTCAGAGGGTTGTATCGCGCCGAGGAGACCCTTTTCCCGGCGACGGTGGTGGGGCCTCCGCCCATGGAAAATGCCTACCTGGTGCGCTCGGGCGAACCTTTGCTGCTCGCGCTTTTGCAAGCGGATTATCCGCAAATCCGCAGCCTGCGCTTTCTGACCGAGGGCGTTTTTCATGGCTGCGCGGTTCTGGGGTTGCAGGCCGAGGCGGTTCGTAAACCCCTCGAACTGGCGCGGGAACTGTGGCGATCCGGGCCCTTGCGCCGCTCACGTCTGTTGCTGCTAATCGATGCGGAGGATGAGGTGGGGGAGGGTGCGCACTTGTTGTGGCGGGTCATCAATCAGGTTCGTCCGGAGCGAGATCTCCTTGAAGACGAGGGGCGCCTGGCCGTGGATGCGACCCGCAAGCACAGCCGCGCGCCAGTGCTGCCGGATGAGAGTGTTCTGGCAGATATCGAGAGGCGCTGGCGAGAATCCGGTCTTGATTGA